The following are encoded together in the Capsulimonas corticalis genome:
- a CDS encoding permease prefix domain 1-containing protein, whose protein sequence is MHRLLDGYLNEVASYLGGMPESRRTDELREMCTHLEDAVAVSVEHGASEEEAVRTAVSQFGAATAVAGEALSAWKRERKQARISYWGAAALSLACHYSFAFLMSLMIKPYYHIPLAPSDLSKLFLFVNVGNIVFPLLAGGIAGSIFPARAVAGARLGVILTILRWGVFTLPGVVHQFAKMDSSSLTLFIVQSFFFLLLEGAILLFAAWMASRLRLSISGRSRLARH, encoded by the coding sequence ATGCACAGACTGCTTGATGGTTATCTGAACGAAGTCGCCTCGTATCTTGGCGGTATGCCGGAATCTCGGCGTACAGACGAACTCCGGGAAATGTGTACACACCTTGAGGACGCGGTCGCCGTGAGCGTCGAGCATGGAGCCTCCGAAGAGGAAGCCGTGCGGACCGCCGTTAGCCAGTTCGGCGCGGCGACCGCTGTCGCCGGTGAAGCGCTATCCGCCTGGAAACGTGAGCGGAAGCAAGCCCGAATCAGTTATTGGGGCGCCGCCGCGCTCTCGCTGGCTTGTCACTATTCGTTTGCGTTCCTTATGAGCTTAATGATAAAGCCCTACTATCATATTCCGCTTGCGCCATCAGATTTATCAAAATTATTTTTGTTCGTCAATGTGGGGAATATTGTCTTCCCATTGCTCGCTGGAGGGATTGCCGGCTCAATATTTCCCGCTCGCGCGGTCGCGGGAGCTCGATTGGGAGTCATTTTAACGATTTTGCGCTGGGGTGTGTTCACGCTGCCAGGCGTCGTGCATCAGTTTGCAAAGATGGACTCATCGTCCCTGACACTGTTTATTGTTCAGAGTTTCTTCTTCTTGCTTTTGGAGGGCGCCATCCTGCTTTTCGCGGCGTGGATGGCGAGCCGCCTGCGGTTATCAATATCGGGCCGCAGCCGTCTGGCGCGTCATTGA
- a CDS encoding BlaI/MecI/CopY family transcriptional regulator encodes MTNPLAHRLSRRERQIMDAVYALGQASANQVLEQMDDPPSYSSIRKLLAILEEKGHLRHIQDKQKYVYLPTQPRQNAARSAIKQVLQTFFGGNVETAVATLLSEADLELTDEQAVRLSALIDEAAGGETKNRATPSSHDRTDGHDGEEQS; translated from the coding sequence ATGACTAACCCATTGGCGCATCGCCTCAGCCGCCGCGAGCGGCAGATTATGGACGCGGTTTACGCGCTCGGCCAGGCGTCGGCGAATCAGGTGCTGGAGCAGATGGACGATCCGCCCAGCTATTCGTCGATCCGGAAGCTGCTCGCGATCCTGGAGGAGAAAGGGCATCTTCGCCATATCCAGGATAAACAAAAGTATGTCTATCTGCCCACACAGCCGCGCCAGAACGCGGCGCGGTCGGCGATCAAGCAGGTCTTGCAGACGTTCTTTGGCGGCAATGTCGAGACGGCGGTGGCGACACTGCTTTCCGAGGCCGATCTGGAGCTGACGGACGAGCAGGCCGTGCGGCTCTCCGCGCTGATCGATGAAGCCGCAGGCGGCGAGACGAAGAATCGCGCGACTCCATCGAGCCACGATCGCACTGACGGCCACGACGGGGAGGAACAGTCATGA
- the pgm gene encoding phosphoglucomutase (alpha-D-glucose-1,6-bisphosphate-dependent): MAVSELAGKPAPRELLVNIPRLISAYYTQKPDPNNPAHAVAFGTSGHRGSSFACTFNEDHILAISQAIAEYRQSQNMTGPLYLGMDTHALSEPALSTAIEVLAANGVDVFVQADRGYTPTPVISHAILTYNKGRTEGLADGVVITPSHNPPGDGGFKYNPPSGGPADTGTTKIVQDRANELLREGLKSVKRLTLDKALALDTVHQYDYITPYVDDLANVIDMEAIKNSGLKIGVDPMGGAGVGYWKPIIAKYGLNIEIVNPNVDPTFSFMTVDKDGKIRMDCSSPYAMASLIGLKDRFDIAFGNDPDTDRHGVVAPSVGLLNPNHYLAVAISYLFQNRPNWRADAAVGKTLVSSSMIDRVAADLGRRLAEVPVGFKWFVDGLVDGSYGFGGEESAGASFLRTDGSVWTTDKDGIILDLLAAEITAKTGRDPGQHYQDLEAKFGSPVYERIDAPATVEQGKILANLTPDKVTADTLAGDKITAKLTRAPGNDAPIGGLKVVTDTGWFAARPSGTEPIYKIYAESFQGAEHLKAIQTEAQEIVTAALK; this comes from the coding sequence ATGGCCGTCTCCGAACTCGCCGGAAAGCCCGCGCCGCGGGAGCTGCTTGTCAATATCCCCCGTTTGATCTCCGCGTACTACACGCAGAAGCCCGATCCCAACAATCCCGCGCACGCCGTCGCGTTCGGCACCTCAGGACATCGCGGGTCGTCGTTCGCCTGCACATTCAATGAGGATCATATCCTGGCGATCTCGCAGGCGATCGCCGAGTATCGCCAGTCGCAGAATATGACGGGGCCGCTGTATCTGGGCATGGACACGCATGCGCTGTCCGAGCCGGCGCTTTCGACGGCGATTGAAGTGCTGGCGGCGAATGGCGTGGACGTCTTTGTGCAGGCGGATCGCGGATATACCCCTACCCCGGTCATCTCGCACGCGATTCTCACCTATAATAAGGGCCGTACGGAGGGACTGGCGGACGGCGTGGTGATTACCCCATCGCACAACCCGCCCGGCGACGGCGGCTTCAAGTACAACCCCCCGTCGGGCGGCCCGGCGGATACGGGGACGACGAAGATCGTGCAGGACCGCGCGAATGAGCTGCTGCGTGAAGGCTTGAAGTCCGTCAAGCGTCTGACATTGGACAAGGCGCTCGCGCTGGACACCGTGCATCAGTACGATTACATCACGCCCTATGTGGACGATCTGGCGAATGTGATTGATATGGAGGCGATTAAGAACTCGGGCCTGAAGATCGGCGTCGATCCGATGGGCGGCGCGGGCGTCGGCTACTGGAAGCCGATCATCGCGAAGTACGGCCTGAACATCGAGATCGTCAATCCCAATGTCGATCCGACGTTTTCGTTCATGACGGTGGACAAAGACGGCAAGATCCGCATGGACTGCTCGTCGCCGTACGCGATGGCGAGCCTGATCGGTCTGAAGGACCGCTTCGACATCGCCTTCGGCAATGACCCGGACACCGACCGGCATGGCGTCGTCGCCCCAAGCGTCGGTCTGCTGAATCCGAACCACTATCTGGCGGTCGCCATCTCTTATCTCTTCCAGAACCGCCCGAACTGGCGCGCGGACGCCGCCGTGGGCAAGACGCTGGTCTCCAGCTCCATGATCGACCGCGTCGCCGCCGATCTTGGCCGCAGGCTCGCCGAAGTCCCGGTCGGCTTCAAGTGGTTCGTCGACGGCCTTGTCGACGGCAGCTATGGCTTCGGCGGCGAGGAAAGCGCGGGCGCATCCTTCCTGCGCACCGACGGCTCGGTCTGGACCACGGACAAGGACGGGATCATTCTGGATCTGCTCGCCGCCGAGATCACCGCCAAGACCGGCCGCGATCCCGGCCAGCACTATCAAGATCTGGAAGCCAAATTCGGCAGCCCCGTCTACGAACGCATCGACGCCCCCGCGACGGTTGAGCAGGGCAAGATCCTGGCGAACCTCACCCCGGACAAAGTGACCGCCGACACCCTCGCCGGCGACAAGATCACCGCCAAGCTCACCCGCGCCCCCGGCAACGACGCGCCCATCGGCGGCCTCAAAGTCGTTACCGACACCGGCTGGTTCGCCGCCCGGCCGTCCGGCACGGAGCCGATCTACAAGATCTACGCGGAGAGCTTCCAGGGCGCGGAGCACTTGAAGGCGATTCAGACCGAAGCGCAGGAGATCGTGACGGCGGCGCTGAAGTAA
- a CDS encoding M56 family metallopeptidase, producing MTSLNTIALLSIGVILKATALLATATLAAFAARRASASVRHLIWALGLTSALVLPLLSVMLPHWSATVPAAPAAIRTAVNAAPQDQPQITMPPTVIAPAAAPSPQSPQVSIKTASSPATIDAAPSLSLAHTSTATPARPQQTILWPYLIIAAWITGALLVLSRLMRGMAAVRRAERGARLVSNGSMARAAEDAKKAMPTRRHVDVLLASASEPIRVPITWGALCPIILLPAKATQWPRERVKAALLHEMAHIRRWDWAMLVMSRIVCAVYWWNPLAWLAARKMREESETACDDLVVLAGMPAAEYARQLLEVALAARKQGGIALGAVAMAQTPGVEGRLRAVLATGLARRPMTVRRAIVAATIAAVLAGPLAALRLAAKTPAMATVPDAAQLQLHDGFTLRYAVTITDLKTREQQMSEYQQLQKSYQKCLKQDPHWQPIPDEFYGPFSYYQSRRPKVRHLVLTVSAHNGRLLWQSTEGADTFSLVYNGKGTQHFWNGHAGRVEPGLSFASMSACPLPAVGLPYVPLMKQATLSATSGALQTWDAQCPLEDAVITNGEALYWPGQVHVIRDGGVWKVRDIDTLEQRFDFLTHQRFQGLWIASSMRLNKYSTSTKPVPASFSSLEAAHDWTKTHRTQTSSCDYQLLSATEKPVDLATLTQYPSPKPTNTDLTAREAQQAQSIEQLRVTQALQLRYHLQDWAGKNRGLLTHMEQAQPSNLAAAIPVIQSLNSLPFPLWQTDPRAGRPWDGDPRTAPNGELPAFALCYPAQLTFTHLQRSPEAIDKRLRDAFASRHDLPIATSVGTRDTMIVLWASGRITKSASTYQFAGHGKPFRRTTHETEIVRGFFEG from the coding sequence ATGACATCTCTCAATACGATTGCATTGTTATCGATTGGCGTCATCCTGAAGGCGACGGCGCTGCTCGCGACGGCGACGCTGGCCGCGTTTGCCGCGCGCCGGGCGTCGGCGTCCGTGCGGCATCTCATCTGGGCGCTGGGGCTGACGAGCGCTCTTGTTCTTCCGCTGCTGTCCGTGATGCTGCCGCATTGGAGCGCCACCGTTCCCGCAGCTCCCGCCGCGATCCGCACGGCGGTGAACGCCGCCCCCCAAGATCAGCCTCAGATCACCATGCCGCCCACAGTCATCGCGCCAGCCGCGGCGCCGTCGCCTCAGTCGCCGCAAGTATCGATCAAAACCGCTTCGTCGCCAGCGACGATTGACGCGGCGCCGTCCCTATCTTTGGCTCATACTTCCACAGCGACTCCAGCGAGGCCGCAGCAAACGATTCTCTGGCCTTATCTCATCATTGCGGCCTGGATCACTGGCGCCCTCTTGGTCCTCTCTCGGTTGATGCGGGGCATGGCGGCGGTGCGTCGTGCGGAACGCGGCGCGCGTCTTGTCTCAAACGGATCGATGGCGCGCGCCGCTGAAGACGCCAAGAAAGCGATGCCCACGCGCCGCCATGTGGACGTGCTTCTGGCGAGCGCAAGTGAGCCAATCCGGGTTCCCATTACCTGGGGAGCGCTCTGCCCCATCATCCTGCTGCCGGCCAAGGCGACGCAATGGCCGCGAGAACGCGTCAAGGCGGCGCTGCTGCACGAGATGGCGCATATCCGCCGCTGGGACTGGGCGATGCTGGTGATGTCTCGCATTGTCTGCGCCGTTTACTGGTGGAACCCACTGGCGTGGCTGGCCGCGCGCAAAATGCGTGAGGAAAGCGAGACGGCGTGCGACGATCTGGTGGTCCTGGCCGGAATGCCCGCCGCCGAATACGCCCGTCAGCTATTGGAAGTCGCGCTGGCCGCGCGCAAGCAAGGCGGGATCGCTCTGGGCGCGGTGGCGATGGCGCAGACGCCTGGTGTCGAGGGACGATTGCGGGCGGTGCTGGCGACGGGTCTCGCGCGCCGCCCAATGACCGTACGCCGGGCGATCGTCGCCGCAACCATCGCGGCGGTCCTGGCCGGCCCGCTCGCCGCACTGAGACTGGCGGCGAAGACTCCCGCCATGGCCACCGTACCGGACGCCGCGCAGCTTCAGTTGCACGATGGGTTCACGCTGCGCTACGCCGTGACGATTACGGATCTAAAGACGCGCGAGCAGCAGATGAGCGAGTACCAGCAGCTCCAAAAGTCTTACCAGAAGTGTCTCAAACAAGACCCGCACTGGCAGCCGATCCCGGACGAGTTCTACGGCCCCTTCTCGTACTATCAAAGCCGGCGCCCAAAGGTGCGTCATTTGGTCCTGACCGTCTCCGCGCACAATGGCCGCCTCCTCTGGCAAAGCACGGAAGGCGCGGACACGTTCAGCCTTGTCTACAACGGCAAGGGAACGCAGCATTTCTGGAACGGCCATGCGGGGCGCGTCGAACCGGGCCTGAGTTTCGCGTCCATGTCCGCCTGCCCCTTGCCGGCCGTGGGATTGCCCTATGTTCCATTGATGAAACAAGCAACGCTCTCGGCGACATCGGGCGCTTTGCAAACTTGGGACGCGCAATGCCCGTTGGAAGACGCCGTAATCACCAACGGTGAAGCGCTGTATTGGCCCGGGCAGGTCCATGTGATTCGTGATGGCGGCGTTTGGAAGGTGCGCGATATTGACACTCTGGAGCAGCGGTTTGATTTTCTGACCCACCAGCGGTTCCAGGGTCTGTGGATCGCTTCGAGCATGCGCTTGAACAAATACAGTACATCCACGAAGCCGGTGCCTGCTTCCTTCTCAAGCCTGGAAGCCGCCCACGATTGGACCAAGACCCACCGGACGCAGACCAGTTCCTGTGACTACCAGCTGCTCTCGGCCACCGAAAAGCCGGTCGATCTCGCGACGCTGACGCAATATCCGTCGCCCAAGCCGACGAACACCGATCTCACGGCCCGCGAGGCTCAGCAAGCCCAAAGTATCGAGCAATTACGCGTGACGCAAGCCTTACAGTTGCGCTACCACCTCCAGGATTGGGCCGGCAAAAACCGCGGCTTGCTGACACACATGGAGCAGGCGCAGCCCTCGAACCTCGCCGCCGCCATTCCGGTGATCCAGTCACTCAACAGCCTGCCTTTTCCCCTGTGGCAAACCGATCCCCGCGCGGGCCGTCCCTGGGACGGAGATCCGCGCACTGCGCCAAACGGCGAATTGCCGGCGTTTGCCTTGTGCTATCCGGCGCAGCTCACGTTCACGCATTTGCAGCGCTCACCCGAGGCGATCGACAAACGGCTGCGCGACGCCTTTGCAAGCCGGCATGACCTGCCGATTGCAACCTCGGTAGGGACTCGGGACACCATGATTGTTCTTTGGGCCAGTGGTCGGATCACAAAGTCCGCCTCCACATATCAATTTGCCGGTCACGGCAAGCCGTTCCGGAGGACGACACACGAGACGGAGATTGTGCGAGGGTTCTTTGAAGGATAA
- a CDS encoding PadR family transcriptional regulator: MRRELPSGDLPALVLAVLSKGPSYGYAIAREVEALSDQALHMREGSLYPALRVLEQDGLIIGQWAPQTKGADRKVYTLTEAGRKEMVRRTQELRDYATVIHTVLGRIGDAQTA, from the coding sequence ATGAGGCGTGAATTGCCAAGCGGGGACTTGCCGGCGCTGGTCCTCGCCGTACTCAGCAAAGGCCCATCCTACGGATACGCCATCGCCCGAGAGGTCGAGGCGCTCAGCGATCAGGCGCTGCACATGCGGGAAGGTTCTCTCTACCCCGCCTTGCGCGTGCTGGAGCAGGACGGCTTGATCATCGGCCAGTGGGCTCCGCAAACCAAGGGCGCGGACCGCAAGGTCTACACTCTCACGGAGGCGGGCCGCAAGGAGATGGTTCGCCGCACGCAAGAACTGCGCGACTACGCCACGGTCATACATACCGTTTTGGGAAGGATCGGCGATGCACAGACTGCTTGA